In Candidatus Hydrogenedentota bacterium, a single window of DNA contains:
- a CDS encoding PDDEXK nuclease domain-containing protein — MPDPFAVSSGYQSLLATLKQRIQHSQVRAGLAVNRELVLLYWSIGREIVARQEAEGWGAKVVDSLSSDLRRSFPEMQGLSPRNLKYMKAFAEAWPDEAIVQQLVAQLPWGHNVRILDQVKSPAERQWYIEQTIANGWSRNILVLQIQSGLYQRQGRAITNFTKTLPEPQSDLVRQILKDPYNFDFLMLSTQAKERDVERALLDHIRQFLLELGAGFAFVGSQYPLTVGGQDFRLDLLFYHLRLRAFIVIELKVGPFQPEHAGYGKPDVMKSAA, encoded by the coding sequence ATGCCAGACCCTTTTGCCGTTTCCAGCGGGTACCAGTCCTTGTTGGCGACTCTGAAACAGCGCATCCAGCATTCGCAGGTGCGCGCCGGTCTGGCAGTCAACCGCGAGCTGGTTCTGCTCTACTGGTCGATCGGGCGGGAGATTGTGGCCCGGCAGGAGGCGGAGGGCTGGGGCGCCAAAGTGGTGGATTCGTTGTCCTCCGACCTGCGGCGGTCCTTCCCGGAGATGCAGGGACTCTCTCCCCGCAACTTGAAGTATATGAAGGCTTTTGCTGAGGCTTGGCCGGACGAGGCAATTGTGCAACAGCTTGTTGCACAATTGCCCTGGGGACACAACGTTCGAATCCTGGATCAGGTGAAGTCCCCGGCCGAGCGCCAATGGTACATCGAGCAGACCATCGCCAACGGCTGGAGCCGCAATATCCTCGTCCTGCAAATTCAGTCCGGGCTGTACCAGCGGCAGGGCCGCGCTATCACCAATTTCACCAAGACTCTGCCCGAACCCCAGTCCGACCTGGTCCGGCAGATCCTCAAGGATCCTTACAACTTCGACTTCCTTATGCTCAGCACGCAAGCTAAGGAGCGTGATGTCGAGCGTGCATTGCTGGACCATATTCGCCAGTTCCTGTTGGAGTTAGGGGCGGGCTTCGCGTTTGTTGGCAGCCAATATCCGCTTACCGTCGGCGGCCAGGACTTCCGGCTGGATCTACTCTTCTACCACTTGCGGCTGCGCGCATTTATCGTCATTGAGTTGAAGGTCGGCCCCTTCCAGCCCGAACACGCCGGTTATGGAAAGCCGGACGTTATGAAAAGTGCGGCATAG
- a CDS encoding tyrosine-type recombinase/integrase produces MKNDETAGYYESPCAEHMANFIRYKRAQGLKYDTVPRSLRSFSRFLSARGGDDAGIGKELIEEWCSVRPNENRLTQRRRILETAQFLKYLSERGVDVHLPRPTRKSRASGAFAPHIFSQEELRRLFEECDRIRARTPSVMPVMLPVLFRLLLGCGLRISEALGLRLGDTDLDNGILVIRQSKFNNDRLIPVADSLLAVLRGYSSAHHKLPKDGKRPFFAHRDGCMVSQSHIYKWFRKVIWAAGISHGGRGTGPRLHDFRHTFSVYSLKAMTDKGMDMYCALPLLSTYLGHASLSATEQYVRLTQDMFPEVIERASAISAFVIPRGAWQ; encoded by the coding sequence ATGAAGAATGACGAAACTGCCGGCTACTACGAAAGCCCATGCGCGGAGCACATGGCCAACTTCATACGCTACAAGCGTGCGCAAGGTCTTAAATACGACACAGTACCGCGCTCCCTGCGGAGTTTTTCGAGGTTCTTGTCCGCTAGGGGAGGGGATGACGCAGGCATTGGCAAAGAGCTGATTGAGGAATGGTGTTCAGTTAGGCCAAACGAGAACCGGCTGACGCAAAGACGTCGCATTCTTGAGACGGCCCAATTCCTGAAGTACTTGTCAGAGAGAGGCGTGGATGTCCATTTGCCTCGTCCAACGCGGAAATCGCGAGCAAGTGGAGCGTTCGCCCCGCACATTTTCTCCCAAGAAGAATTGCGCCGATTATTTGAGGAATGCGATCGGATCCGCGCAAGGACCCCTTCCGTGATGCCAGTGATGTTGCCCGTGCTTTTCAGACTGCTTCTGGGCTGCGGACTGCGAATATCCGAGGCCCTTGGACTTCGACTCGGCGACACCGATCTTGACAATGGCATTCTCGTTATCCGGCAGTCCAAGTTCAACAACGATAGGCTCATCCCCGTGGCGGATTCATTGCTGGCTGTACTTCGCGGATACAGTAGCGCTCATCATAAGCTGCCGAAAGACGGCAAGAGACCCTTCTTCGCTCACAGGGATGGCTGTATGGTCAGTCAGAGCCATATCTACAAATGGTTCAGGAAAGTGATCTGGGCAGCGGGGATCTCACACGGCGGGCGCGGGACAGGTCCCCGGCTGCATGATTTTCGCCACACATTTTCGGTTTATTCGTTGAAGGCCATGACAGACAAAGGGATGGACATGTACTGTGCCCTGCCGCTCCTGTCAACCTATCTTGGCCATGCGTCGCTGTCTGCCACAGAGCAGTATGTCAGGCTAACGCAGGACATGTTCCCTGAGGTTATTGAGAGAGCGAGCGCCATCTCGGCTTTCGTGATTCCAAGGGGTGCGTGGCAATGA
- a CDS encoding site-specific integrase, whose product MKKTADFPHFVSKFLARYLPGEAGASPNTILSYRDTFLLFLKYCKSQENTAPEEMTLDLLTRDLVCAFLGWLEDQRHCSVATRNQRLAALHSFCRFMQTEDVTRLNQYQLIISIPKKRGKSRTVNYMSPEGMKLILEQPDARKMCGRRDMVLLSLMYDSGARVQEMADICVGDFRTEPPATIKITGKGGKTRIVPLLEPTAAIVRQYISDTGLAGTGKHSYPLFPNRRGEKLTRAGIKYILDKCVESARNKSPGVLPEAISPHSFRHSKAMHLLHAGVNLVYIRDILGHADLKTTEVYARIDGEMKRKALEEAFTNTVPSEAVPSWQLDGKLLNWLQSLGR is encoded by the coding sequence ATGAAAAAGACCGCCGATTTCCCTCATTTCGTGAGCAAGTTCCTTGCCCGATATCTTCCTGGGGAGGCAGGCGCCAGTCCAAACACAATCCTGTCGTACAGGGACACGTTTTTGCTGTTCCTAAAATACTGCAAGTCGCAAGAGAATACGGCTCCGGAGGAGATGACGCTCGATCTGCTGACAAGGGACCTGGTATGCGCATTTCTCGGTTGGCTCGAAGATCAACGTCATTGCAGCGTTGCAACAAGGAACCAGCGTCTTGCGGCGCTTCACTCGTTTTGCCGCTTCATGCAGACGGAAGACGTGACGCGCCTCAACCAGTACCAGTTGATAATTTCGATTCCCAAGAAGAGGGGGAAATCGAGGACCGTCAACTACATGTCACCAGAGGGCATGAAGCTCATACTGGAACAACCCGACGCGAGAAAGATGTGCGGCCGCAGGGACATGGTTTTGCTGAGCCTGATGTACGACTCCGGCGCTCGCGTTCAGGAGATGGCTGACATTTGCGTCGGAGACTTCAGGACGGAGCCACCGGCCACCATCAAGATTACCGGCAAGGGCGGTAAAACGCGCATAGTCCCCCTGCTGGAGCCGACAGCTGCCATCGTGCGCCAATACATTTCCGACACCGGCTTGGCGGGCACTGGTAAGCACTCGTATCCGCTGTTCCCGAATAGGCGTGGGGAGAAGCTCACGCGAGCAGGGATCAAGTACATCCTGGACAAATGCGTTGAGTCTGCCCGCAACAAAAGCCCAGGTGTCCTGCCAGAAGCCATATCGCCGCATAGCTTTCGACACTCGAAGGCGATGCATCTGCTTCATGCCGGGGTCAACTTGGTTTACATCAGGGACATTCTTGGCCACGCGGACTTAAAGACCACTGAAGTATATGCGCGCATCGATGGCGAGATGAAGCGCAAGGCACTGGAAGAAGCGTTTACAAATACTGTGCCCTCCGAGGCTGTTCCGTCATGGCAACTGGACGGAAAACTGCTGAACTGGCTTCAGAGCCTCGGCCGATAG
- a CDS encoding HigA family addiction module antidote protein, with the protein MLNPPHPGVFVRAEIIDPLGLSVTAAAEVLGVSRPTLSSLLNARAALSGEMALRLEKAFGVKMDTLMRMQSSYEIARTRRMEKQVRVRRYEPAEPCKSA; encoded by the coding sequence ATGCTGAATCCACCCCACCCGGGGGTCTTTGTCCGGGCTGAGATCATTGATCCGCTTGGGTTATCTGTTACGGCCGCCGCGGAGGTCCTGGGGGTGTCGCGTCCGACGCTTTCCAGTCTGCTAAACGCTCGGGCCGCTTTGTCCGGCGAGATGGCGTTGCGCCTGGAGAAGGCTTTTGGGGTCAAGATGGATACGCTGATGCGGATGCAGTCTTCGTACGAGATCGCCCGAACCCGGCGAATGGAGAAGCAGGTCCGCGTCCGGCGCTACGAGCCGGCGGAGCCGTGTAAGTCCGCCTGA